One region of Malania oleifera isolate guangnan ecotype guangnan chromosome 6, ASM2987363v1, whole genome shotgun sequence genomic DNA includes:
- the LOC131157710 gene encoding uncharacterized protein At5g39865-like gives MGYVSSNPLDGDDEFRQLGSSALGHHVVSLTSTTYGLLTLDPVPPPLTPPLPPPPPPPPPHSEPRTPPSLRSDPEVINSWELMAGLDTDSFRFFPFPQPPKSSATKKSDAAYMINDKENSDPNQSVRKTAISGGEGVLKPLKDSLRRPSLATRDSLEGFEKRCPPNGENRVVVYTTSVRGVRRTFEACAAVMTAIEGLGVWVCERDISMDRGFREELRELMKGKESGFMIPPRVFVKGRYLGGAEEVLRMAEEGFLSELLDGLPKNKGGVSCEGCGGVRFLPCFRCNGSCKLVMVVKENAGQKRGRKVVVVRCSECNENGLVLCPICS, from the coding sequence ATGGGCTATGTCTCCTCCAATCCCCTTGATGGTGATGACGAATTCCGCCAGCTGGGTAGCTCTGCTCTGGGCCACCACGTCGTCTCTCTCACCTCCACCACCTACGGCCTCCTCACCCTCGACCCTGTGCCTCCTCCGCTCACTCCTccccttcctcctcctcctcctcccccgCCTCCTCACTCTGAACCCCGCACGCCTCCGTCTCTCCGCTCCGATCCGGAGGTCATCAACTCCTGGGAGCTCATGGCCGGTCTCGACACCGACAGCTTCCGGTTCTTCCCATTCCCACAACCCCCAAAGTCCTCCGCCACCAAAAAAAGCGACGCTGCCTACATGATCAACGACAAAGAGAACTCCGACCCCAATCAATCTGTCCGCAAGACCGCCATTTCTGGAGGAGAGGGCGTTCTAAAGCCGTTAAAGGACAGCCTCCGCAGACCGTCGTTGGCGACGAGGGACTCGCTGGAGGGGTTCGAGAAACGGTGCCCCCCAAACGGTGAGAACAGGGTGGTGGTGTACACAACGTCGGTGAGGGGCGTGCGGAGGACGTTCGAGGCCTGCGCCGCCGTGATGACGGCCATCGAAGGGCTGGGAGTGTGGGTTTGCGAGAGAGATATTTCGATGGATCGAGGGTTTAGGGAAGAGCTGAGGGAGCTGATGAAGGGGAAAGAGAGTGGGTTTATGATTCCGCCGAGGGTTTTTGTGAAGGGAAGATACTTGGGTGGAGCCGAAGAGGTGCTGAGGATGGCGGAAGAGGGGTTTTTGAGTGAGCTGCTTGATGGGTTGCCGAAGAACAAGGGAGGGGTCTCGTGCGAGGGGTGTGGGGGCGTGAGGTTCTTGCCCTGTTTTCGGTGTAACGGGAGCTGCAAGTTGGTGATGGTGGTGAAGGAAAATGCTGGGCAGAAACGGGGGAGGAAGGTGGTGGTGGTGAGGTGTTCTGAGTGTAACGAGAATGGGTTGGTGCTCTGCCCAATTTGCAGCTAA